The Vigna unguiculata cultivar IT97K-499-35 chromosome 11, ASM411807v1, whole genome shotgun sequence genomic sequence CTTAAAGATTAGAAGTCTTCAAGAGACATCTATGTTCTTTTGATTTTAATCCtttttttatattctctttatttgtagccaatttttctttcatcaaATTTAAAGCACGGCATTTATCTATGAACTCTGAATACTAACGCTATTTGAATCTTTAACCATATAGAGTTTGTTTTCAAAGGACATTTTATAACCTTTTTTCTCAaacatcaaaaattaatttgaaagtttTAACTACAATTGTTCCTTTAATTTCATGAcaaattgttcttcattttcaattattactttgtaatatttcatttgTTAAAGTGCTCGATCATGAGTCATGTGGTTTGTCCAACCATTATTTATAAGTCAACCTTTTGTAAATTTGttgattataatttatgatGACGCGAGAAGTAGTTTCTCCTCTCTGATTCATCCTCTACCATCTTGACATCTTATTAAGGATGTTGGGATTTGTGAATCTTTTTCAATGTTCCAATTGGTTACATTTGTGACATTTTGCATCTAGCCTCCACCAACACTTATGTtgcaataattattttcttataatagggataagatgaaaaaactcatattgttgtatttgtttcttttgttgtttttgacTTCAAGAGTACTTTGTCTCTATAAAGTAAAGTATTGTCAATTGTATGATCTTCTATCATATTtgcaaaaatcttaaaaattctaattttggtATCATGAGTCATTGTTCCTATGGGACTTGTAAAATGGAAGAATATTTCTCATAAATGGTATTAGAGTCGTTGGTTCATCATGGTGACCGACTTATAAtgttgtgataaaaaataacaacacgATATCATTACAACAACAACGACGGTATAAGTGAAGATCATACATGCTTTCATTCAAAGGGAAATGTATCAATGTAAAAGGGATTCATCCTTGAAAGAAAGATTGTTGAAAATCCAATCTAGGGTCTAAGTCACACAttagataaaaatgaaaaggttgAGTATCATATAAGTTAGAAGACTCATACATCTATtactttaatgtttttaatgttttcgGTTAAAAGTGGTGTAAATCTCTTATAGATTGAACTTAAGTCATATTTCTATAATCTCTCCCCAATAAACTATgaacttgatttttttaattttattttttaaaaggtaGTTATAGGGTTATTTTCGGTTCTTGAtaaataatctctagataatcTTTTGACCCttatctataattaaaaaatggaaagacaactttttttctttattaaattattagaaaTGTCTTTAGCTAATCGTCAAAGAAGAAAGGCCTTTAGCCTCTCAAAGTTTTGAAGAGACAAGGTCTAAGTGTTTGATAAATTTATGGAAAGACAAAAGGTCCAAGTGCGTACCTGCAAATCGTGAACTGATAACGaaggattttgattttttttatttaaaaacacacaaaaaaaaaaaaaaaaccaaggATTTTGATAGGAAGTAACCAGAGTGCTCTTTTTTCCTTTcagtatttaaaatttgatgataCATGATCCTAGGACATGTTGATCCAAATATTGAAGCATCTATTTTTACAGTCTCCAACTGAGGTTCctgttatttttcattcaacCCTATTAGTTTTTCACCCCTTTTTCTGCAAAAAAAGTTTCATGTAAGAAACCTTGATAATGATTCTTTTTTCCTCCTTTTTTGTATTCTAATGGAAAATAGTCAAAAGATTACCTATTAAATTGTTCAACATATGAAACCAAAACTTGTCATCTAACTAAAGACATCAAGTTGGATTTTCCCTGCCATATATACAAGTAATGTCGCTGCCAAAATTGGTGTTCGACACAAATATACGTATGAAATTAATCAGCCCAAAGATCAAGGAAAATTTAATCTCCTAAGATTTAATCTAtactatttttctaaaattaaaaccaTTCCAAGCTcctaaaatgaaatatttatcaACTCCACAGAACTAGTTAACAACATACTTCATTACTCACAGTTCTATGAGAAGTATGCATACACAACTCATCAATCTACAGACACATGCAATAGTCCTCTTAGCCCTTAGCTTCAGCTGCATATTGAACAGTTCATTAACATCTCCATCTAGAATGCATATACAACTCATCAATGTACACAGATACATGCAATTATTTATATGATCATGTGTTCTACCCTAAATCAGGAACAGTGAAGTGTTcctcatcatcttcatctaGGACTTCAATCCTAGGCTTTTTGTAAGACATGAAGGACTTAGAAGAAGCTTTCTGTGAGGTAACATTGCTGGTATGTGTCACTGGAAGCTGGGGAACTTCAGCAGCGGCTAAGGGTTCCTGAGGAAACTGTTCACCAAAAAGACCTGCATCTGCTAGCCATTCAAGCTCTCCAAACTCCAGAGACTGCTTCTGAGCCTGAAAAAAATCAATCAGTTCCAAACATTATAACAATACACAAGGGCAACAACAGCATAATTAAGTGACCTCAACAACTCCTTACCATAACCCTCAACACAGTTTATGGTGCAAATATGATACACATGTTCTTTAAAGAGAGTTAAGAAAACCAGAATCAAGAGCCGGAATGTACTACATAGAAGCCAACCAACCTCCcttctaattaataaattaaagggttaaatatgtttttagtccccaaaatatgaaattggaattcgtccctctCTCAAACTTTGATACCTTTTGGTCTccaaactataaaaataaatggatataatcattttaacctaATCGAGTTAATATTTTTGGACTTGTTACACGGTGTTTCAAGCATACATTTAAGTGGAGTCAAAACAGTACAAACAACTCAAACGATCCTAAAATGTATTTGACACGTAAGACAAATTCGATGCAGTTGAATAAAAAGgactatatccattcatttaGTGCAATGTGAGAGTTAAATTCTTCCCTCATAAACCTTAATCtctaaattcataaaaattgaaaaataactaaCGTAGTAAGTCTTCATCCCTCACaccaacaaacaaaaatttgtGTGCATATTTCTTGGAGAAGTTGTGTAACCCATAAGAGGGACGGACAACTTGAAGTGAAATTCAAGGTGAGGCAAGGCTGTATGCTATTTCAAAATGGATATTTAGAGATAGCAGAACAAAAAGATACCTCTCCAAATAAAGTCATGTTAGGCATCAGTATGAACTTTGACATAAAATGGTACCTCTTAATCATACTAGATTCTTTTATCAAAATCACTCTAATTTCTTAGCTAATACATGTAACTACAGTAGTGAAACAAAGCTGGCTTACTTTGTCTGGTGACTCAAAGTCTGTTAATTCCAACAAGTCATCAACTGCCCAAGATGATGTGAAGCTAGGCACTTGCTGAGAAGGAACTTTCACAGGAACTTCTTGTGCATTTGGATTAGATGGTTCCATGTGACCCTTTTCATTGCCTTTGGTGCAATTAGAACCCAAAGCCACCCTAATACCAGTAGCAAGAAACCGCTGGTGGTTCGCAGAAAGGCTTCCAGCAACATGAATTGGCTCGTCACAGTCTTTACACAAGAGTGCTCTGTCCTCAACACAGAATATGAAAGCTGCCTTATCCTACACACACATcacaaagttaataaaattatccATGTTCAACACAGGTTTCAACTCTTATAACATTACATAAGGATGATTCTTTAACTTAAATAGTCAAAGATGAATGAGGTTTTGGTAGAACAATACATGACCATAGCATCTCTAGCCTCTTCCTTGCATAAGCTTATTACATCACAGATATCAGACAATTATGCAGACAAACTTAGTGCTTTAAATCACCAGAAACTTTTGGCTTAAACATTCATAAAGAAATACCATAGCATTAAGACAATACAGATTTAAATATAAGGTTTATGGAATCAGATTTTACAATCGCTGCTCATAAATGCTTTGATGTTTTCATAAACACCCTCTGCCGGAAGAAATTCTCATGTGCCATGACAGTAATTGACAAAATCAAAAGCATAACCATGCATGCCAAACAGATTCAATTTAACAGAGCTTAGATCTGGTCTTCTTTGTGACATACATATCTGTGTTTGATATCCTATATATCCCTGTTGCTTCTCATATGAAACAAACACACACCAAAATTCTtggcaaaatcaaacaaatccATCCCTCCAAGTATAACGATTTGTGAGAGTATTTGATGATATcataaaagtagaaaaaaagtGAAGAATTATAAGTACCTGACATATGTCACATCTGGGAAGCTTGTTTGATAAACATTGAAGAAGAAGCCTCTGATGCTTGCTTGCAAGCTTGTTTGCAGCATGAACTTCAACATCACATTTGGCACACAAAACTGCCTCATCTGCGCAACAAATCACTGTTGCCGGGGCTTTCTCACACACATCACACTGAATTTTCATGTTCTTCGTAGCAGTGTCTCTTCTCTCACTTTCTTCACGAAATGGGGTTCAGAAAAACACCATGCCAATATCAATATCCGCACAAAACAGGAGAACCTAGTAATGTGAACAGCTTTATCTGTTCTGAGCCAAGAATATGAGTAAAAAAGGTTAAATCAAGTTGAAGATGAACACAAAAAGGGGATCGAAAACAAAAGATAGCATTCACAGTGACAGTGCTAAGTAATTAATGCAGAGAGAAAATGTTTGGCCATGGAAAAGGAAGTGACTGGAGGAGGGTACAGTTGGTGAAATGGTGATGAAAAAATGGAGATTTCGTGAGATCTTACGTATGAGAATAATGAAGAGTGGGGTCAGCTTGCCATGCGTGTGGCTGTGGAAGTTCCACATCGAACGCGTCAAGTTGGAGTTTAAGATATTCTTATGTGTGGTCATTGTCCTACAATTGCTGACTGTGACTTTCATGTTCTGCAAAATGAACAAAAGGGAATGCATCTAATTCTAATCAATACATAATTACATGACAAAAAAATTACGTGGTTACACCTCGATTTGAAGGTGTATAAATCAACCAGGGGTGTATACTTAGTAATAGATTCCAACCTCATATTGATGTTGTTTTCACTTAAATCTCTGAACACAGAAATGATGAAACCAAaactacttttattttataaaatgtttaacacaaaaagaaaaaatgacagagaccacacaaaagaaaaatggtaGTAATAAAACAATGTAAGAGATAAACAAGAATAATATAGATAGTGATGGACTTAAAGTTTTTAAGCTTATCCATAGTGTtgttttttcatcaacaatatatatatatatttttttaccacaGATATTAACTTCTGCAAAACCTAACagatcataattttttttgaaaaattatttgttgacaaactttctataaataaaataaaatagattaatttttttatttttttaatcaaaataaaataataaagtagtatattttttactcaaaatattaatttctcaatctttgttaaaattttgtttgtgaaACTATcattacctttttcttttttcttttcactttcaATTCAACTATCTTTTGTTATGCTTCACCTCCCACCAAAACgaaagtttgaaattaaagaAATCAATCTCACAATATGACAAgcaccattttttatttattttttctaaattaggaaCTAAAAGggttaaattaatttacaaattttgtattatCTTTAATGTTGATTTAATGAATTTAAGTCTTGATCAAATCAGGAAAAGTAAAAGACCATCTTACATtaatagttaataaataaattattttttgatttgatttagaGGGTAGTACTTATCATTTCCTTGTAGTTGTGAGTTCGTGACACAACATATATGAGGTTTTTCTAATGGGAAAATCTAATTTGATCACTATAAAACCCTTCTTGCAtctgtaattttaattaaattgtttttttaatcgGTTTTATATAATATCATCTTTTATTTTGTCTCTTTCGAGTTTTATTATGCATTATTGTCATCTTTAgagtttgaataattttttttacgtcAAATTTCGTCTCTTCCAGGTTCTATCATCgcattatgaaaaataataatagctTTAAATGTTATTTAGGTTTTAAAGATTATAGTCCGCTTAAATTTTGtctttttgaaaaacaaatgaaaaattaagaaaggaaaacatatttaaattgttcaaaACTCAAAAGGATGTGAAACGATTGGGCCGGAAATTTTTTTTCCAGAGTCAAGGTATAAGGAAAATAAAGGTTCATTTTTAAAACAACCTTTTCATTTCccttgaaaaaaattgaaagattaaGAAATcgttttccaaaattttttttcattttcgcAATTGATTGATGTTAATGTTCTTTCCTCATATTACTGTACACACGGGACATTTCATGACAAGTAAAGAAGGCTTTTCATGATGATTATTTTGACATCATAATTGCACACGACATAAAAAAATGTGTCTTTTTGTATGACACTCCGAAAACCTACCATGGTAAATATGGCCTATTATATTAGGTGGTATTGCATTGATATGCGAGACATGAAAAATTGACTTACTATATCATATATTATCCAATCAATTTATTAGATCTATTATAtcgaatatttttatatttgacaaaagtgattttttttaattaagataatattgttaaagtcaattatcatatataaaatattattta encodes the following:
- the LOC114169780 gene encoding B-box zinc finger protein 24, coding for MKIQCDVCEKAPATVICCADEAVLCAKCDVEVHAANKLASKHQRLLLQCLSNKLPRCDICQDKAAFIFCVEDRALLCKDCDEPIHVAGSLSANHQRFLATGIRVALGSNCTKGNEKGHMEPSNPNAQEVPVKVPSQQVPSFTSSWAVDDLLELTDFESPDKAQKQSLEFGELEWLADAGLFGEQFPQEPLAAAEVPQLPVTHTSNVTSQKASSKSFMSYKKPRIEVLDEDDEEHFTVPDLG